A stretch of Vigna angularis cultivar LongXiaoDou No.4 chromosome 4, ASM1680809v1, whole genome shotgun sequence DNA encodes these proteins:
- the LOC108329949 gene encoding rust resistance kinase Lr10 isoform X1 — MREIRAKERTPLAMELRPLQSRSAAEETAVDDAGEEKNEEHNTRGFVIAGVIVAIIVKIGICFCVFKACQKRYQVNGGFKQTGTPAKQFMTLTMDKFLNDMEREKPIRFTDQQLRIATDNYSYHLGSGGFGSVYKGSFSNGTIIAVKVLRGSSDKIIDAQFMAEVGTIGKVHHFNLVRLYGFCFERHLRALVYEYMVNGPLEKYLFHESTFLSFEKLHEIAIGTARGIAYLHEECQQRIIHYDIKPGNILLDRNFCPKVADFGLAKLCNRDHTHITMTGGRGTPGYAAPELWLPFPVTHKCDVYSFGMLLFEIIGRRKNHNINLPESQVWFPMWAWEKFAAEKVGELITSCGIDDKDREIAERIVKVALSCVQYKPEVRPIMSVVVKMLEGSVEVPNPPNPFQYLIGWVPPTHDTDTNISSDSSLVTKSVPVLATHAITTDEIELASV; from the exons ATGAGAGAGATCAGAGCGAAAGAGAGAACTCCCTTGGCGATGGAGCTCCGGCCACTCCAGAGCAGATCTGCGGCGGAGGAGACGGCTGTTGACGACGCcggagaagagaaaaatgaagagcaCAACACGAGAG GATTTGTAATTGCCGGTGTCATAG TTGCCATTATTGTGAAGATTGGTATTTGCTTTTGCGTATTTAAAGCATGCCAAAAAAGATATCAGGTTAATGGTGGTTTTAAACAGACAGGAACACCAGCTAAACAATTTATGACACTCACTATGGATAAATTTCTGAATGATATGGAAAGGGAGAAGCCAATCAGGTTCACTGATCAGCAGCTAAGGATTGCAACTGATAATTACTCTTATCACTTGGGGTCAGGAGGTTTTGGGTCTGTTTATAAAGGAAGTTTTAGTAATGGAACCATTATAGCTGTGAAAGTTCTACGTGGTAGTTCTGACAAAATAATTGATGCACAGTTTATGGCAGAAGTGGGTACCATTGGTAAAGTTCATCATTTCAATCTAGTTCGTCTATATGGGTTTTGCTTTGAAAGACACTTGAGAGCACTGGTTTACGAGTACATGGTGAATGGCCCGCTTGAGAAGTACCTATTTCATGAAAGCACCTTCTTATCATTCGAAAAGCTCCATGAGATCGCAATTGGTACAGCAAGAGGCATTGCATACTTGCATGAAGAGTGTCAACAGAGAATAATCCACTATGATATCAAACCAGGAAATATTCTCTTGGATAGGAACTTTTGTCCTAAAGTTGCTGATTTTGGTTTGGCCAAGCTTTGCAACAGGGACCATACTCATATAACCATGACTGGGGGTAGGGGCACTCCTGGTTATGCTGCACCTGAACTTTGGTTGCCTTTTCCTGTAACTCACAAGTGTGATGTTTACAGCTTTGGGATGCTGTTATTTGAAATCATTGGCAGAAGGAAAAACCATAACATTAACCTTCCAGAAAGTCAGGTTTGGTTTCCAATGTGGGCTTGGGAAAAATTTGCTGCTGAAAAAGTGGGGGAGTTGATAACTTCTTGTGGGATAGACGACAAAGATAGGGAGATTGCAGAAAGAATTGTTAAAGTAGCTTTGTCATGTGTGCAGTATAAGCCAGAAGTAAGACCTATAATGAGTGTTGTGGTGAAAATGTTGGAAGGTTCTGTCGAAGTTCCAAACCCTCCAAACCCATTTCAGTACCTGATTGGTTGGGTTCCACCCACTCATGATACTGACACAAATATCAGTTCTGACTCATCATTGGTAACCAAATCTGTCCCTGTACTTGCCACACATGCTATCACCACCGACGAGATTGAATTAGCGtctgtataa
- the LOC108329949 gene encoding rust resistance kinase Lr10 isoform X2: MREIRAKERTPLAMELRPLQSRSAAEETAVDDAGEEKNEEHNTRVAIIVKIGICFCVFKACQKRYQVNGGFKQTGTPAKQFMTLTMDKFLNDMEREKPIRFTDQQLRIATDNYSYHLGSGGFGSVYKGSFSNGTIIAVKVLRGSSDKIIDAQFMAEVGTIGKVHHFNLVRLYGFCFERHLRALVYEYMVNGPLEKYLFHESTFLSFEKLHEIAIGTARGIAYLHEECQQRIIHYDIKPGNILLDRNFCPKVADFGLAKLCNRDHTHITMTGGRGTPGYAAPELWLPFPVTHKCDVYSFGMLLFEIIGRRKNHNINLPESQVWFPMWAWEKFAAEKVGELITSCGIDDKDREIAERIVKVALSCVQYKPEVRPIMSVVVKMLEGSVEVPNPPNPFQYLIGWVPPTHDTDTNISSDSSLVTKSVPVLATHAITTDEIELASV, translated from the exons ATGAGAGAGATCAGAGCGAAAGAGAGAACTCCCTTGGCGATGGAGCTCCGGCCACTCCAGAGCAGATCTGCGGCGGAGGAGACGGCTGTTGACGACGCcggagaagagaaaaatgaagagcaCAACACGAGAG TTGCCATTATTGTGAAGATTGGTATTTGCTTTTGCGTATTTAAAGCATGCCAAAAAAGATATCAGGTTAATGGTGGTTTTAAACAGACAGGAACACCAGCTAAACAATTTATGACACTCACTATGGATAAATTTCTGAATGATATGGAAAGGGAGAAGCCAATCAGGTTCACTGATCAGCAGCTAAGGATTGCAACTGATAATTACTCTTATCACTTGGGGTCAGGAGGTTTTGGGTCTGTTTATAAAGGAAGTTTTAGTAATGGAACCATTATAGCTGTGAAAGTTCTACGTGGTAGTTCTGACAAAATAATTGATGCACAGTTTATGGCAGAAGTGGGTACCATTGGTAAAGTTCATCATTTCAATCTAGTTCGTCTATATGGGTTTTGCTTTGAAAGACACTTGAGAGCACTGGTTTACGAGTACATGGTGAATGGCCCGCTTGAGAAGTACCTATTTCATGAAAGCACCTTCTTATCATTCGAAAAGCTCCATGAGATCGCAATTGGTACAGCAAGAGGCATTGCATACTTGCATGAAGAGTGTCAACAGAGAATAATCCACTATGATATCAAACCAGGAAATATTCTCTTGGATAGGAACTTTTGTCCTAAAGTTGCTGATTTTGGTTTGGCCAAGCTTTGCAACAGGGACCATACTCATATAACCATGACTGGGGGTAGGGGCACTCCTGGTTATGCTGCACCTGAACTTTGGTTGCCTTTTCCTGTAACTCACAAGTGTGATGTTTACAGCTTTGGGATGCTGTTATTTGAAATCATTGGCAGAAGGAAAAACCATAACATTAACCTTCCAGAAAGTCAGGTTTGGTTTCCAATGTGGGCTTGGGAAAAATTTGCTGCTGAAAAAGTGGGGGAGTTGATAACTTCTTGTGGGATAGACGACAAAGATAGGGAGATTGCAGAAAGAATTGTTAAAGTAGCTTTGTCATGTGTGCAGTATAAGCCAGAAGTAAGACCTATAATGAGTGTTGTGGTGAAAATGTTGGAAGGTTCTGTCGAAGTTCCAAACCCTCCAAACCCATTTCAGTACCTGATTGGTTGGGTTCCACCCACTCATGATACTGACACAAATATCAGTTCTGACTCATCATTGGTAACCAAATCTGTCCCTGTACTTGCCACACATGCTATCACCACCGACGAGATTGAATTAGCGtctgtataa
- the LOC108329949 gene encoding rust resistance kinase Lr10 isoform X3, producing MTLTMDKFLNDMEREKPIRFTDQQLRIATDNYSYHLGSGGFGSVYKGSFSNGTIIAVKVLRGSSDKIIDAQFMAEVGTIGKVHHFNLVRLYGFCFERHLRALVYEYMVNGPLEKYLFHESTFLSFEKLHEIAIGTARGIAYLHEECQQRIIHYDIKPGNILLDRNFCPKVADFGLAKLCNRDHTHITMTGGRGTPGYAAPELWLPFPVTHKCDVYSFGMLLFEIIGRRKNHNINLPESQVWFPMWAWEKFAAEKVGELITSCGIDDKDREIAERIVKVALSCVQYKPEVRPIMSVVVKMLEGSVEVPNPPNPFQYLIGWVPPTHDTDTNISSDSSLVTKSVPVLATHAITTDEIELASV from the coding sequence ATGACACTCACTATGGATAAATTTCTGAATGATATGGAAAGGGAGAAGCCAATCAGGTTCACTGATCAGCAGCTAAGGATTGCAACTGATAATTACTCTTATCACTTGGGGTCAGGAGGTTTTGGGTCTGTTTATAAAGGAAGTTTTAGTAATGGAACCATTATAGCTGTGAAAGTTCTACGTGGTAGTTCTGACAAAATAATTGATGCACAGTTTATGGCAGAAGTGGGTACCATTGGTAAAGTTCATCATTTCAATCTAGTTCGTCTATATGGGTTTTGCTTTGAAAGACACTTGAGAGCACTGGTTTACGAGTACATGGTGAATGGCCCGCTTGAGAAGTACCTATTTCATGAAAGCACCTTCTTATCATTCGAAAAGCTCCATGAGATCGCAATTGGTACAGCAAGAGGCATTGCATACTTGCATGAAGAGTGTCAACAGAGAATAATCCACTATGATATCAAACCAGGAAATATTCTCTTGGATAGGAACTTTTGTCCTAAAGTTGCTGATTTTGGTTTGGCCAAGCTTTGCAACAGGGACCATACTCATATAACCATGACTGGGGGTAGGGGCACTCCTGGTTATGCTGCACCTGAACTTTGGTTGCCTTTTCCTGTAACTCACAAGTGTGATGTTTACAGCTTTGGGATGCTGTTATTTGAAATCATTGGCAGAAGGAAAAACCATAACATTAACCTTCCAGAAAGTCAGGTTTGGTTTCCAATGTGGGCTTGGGAAAAATTTGCTGCTGAAAAAGTGGGGGAGTTGATAACTTCTTGTGGGATAGACGACAAAGATAGGGAGATTGCAGAAAGAATTGTTAAAGTAGCTTTGTCATGTGTGCAGTATAAGCCAGAAGTAAGACCTATAATGAGTGTTGTGGTGAAAATGTTGGAAGGTTCTGTCGAAGTTCCAAACCCTCCAAACCCATTTCAGTACCTGATTGGTTGGGTTCCACCCACTCATGATACTGACACAAATATCAGTTCTGACTCATCATTGGTAACCAAATCTGTCCCTGTACTTGCCACACATGCTATCACCACCGACGAGATTGAATTAGCGtctgtataa
- the LOC108331011 gene encoding rust resistance kinase Lr10: MSDTSYTSTPTNHSDFPAGIVIPIIIVVIIVKIGICFWVFGECKKRYQVNGGFKQTGTPDKQFMTLTMDKFLNDMEREKPIRFTDQQLRIATDNYSYHLGSGGFGSVYKGSFSNGTIIAVKVLLGSSDKRIDEQFMAEVGTIGKVHHFNLVRLYGFCFERHLRALVYEYMVNGPLEKYLFHESTFLSFEKLHEIAIGTARGIAYLHEECQQRIIHYDIKPGNILLDRNFCPKVADFGLAKLCNRDHTHITMTGGRGTPGYAAPELWLPFPVTHKCDVYSFGMLLFEIIGRRKNHNINLPESQVWFPMWAWEKFAAEKVEELITSCGIDDKDREIAERIVKVALSCVQYRPEARPIMSVVVKMLEGSVEVPNPPNPFQYLIGWVPPTPDTDTNISSDSSALVTKSVPVLATHAITTDEIELASV, encoded by the exons ATGTCCGACACCTCCTATACCTCGACTCCCACCAACCATTCTGACTTTCCGGCGGGAATTGTAATTCCCATTATAATAG TTGTCATTATTGTGAAGATTGGTATTTGCTTTTGGGTATTTGGTGAATGCAAAAAAAGATATCAGGTCAATGGTGGTTTTAAACAAACAGGAACACCAGATAAACAATTTATGACACTCACTATGGATAAATTTCTAAATGATATGGAAAGGGAGAAGCCAATCAGGTTCACTGATCAGCAGCTAAGGATTGCAACTGATAATTACTCTTATCACTTGGGGTCAGGAGGTTTTGGGTCTGTTTATAAAGGAAGTTTTAGTAATGGAACCATTATAGCTGTGAAAGTTCTACTTGGGAGTTCTGACAAAAGAATTGATGAACAGTTTATGGCAGAAGTGGGTACCATTGGTAAAGTTCATCATTTCAATCTAGTTCGTCTATATGGGTTTTGCTTCGAAAGACACTTGAGAGCACTGGTTTACGAGTACATGGTGAATGGCCCGCTTGAGAAGTACCTATTTCATGAAAGCACCTTCTTATCATTCGAAAAGCTCCATGAGATCGCAATTGGTACAGCAAGAGGGATTGCTTACTTGCATGAAGAGTGCCAACAGAGAATAATCCACTATGATATCAAACCAGGAAATATTCTCTTGGATAGGAACTTTTGTCCTAAAGTTGCTGATTTTGGTTTGGCCAAGCTTTGCAACAGGGACCATACTCATATAACCATGACTGGGGGTAGGGGCACTCCTGGTTATGCTGCACCTGAACTTTGGTTGCCTTTTCCTGTAACTCACAAGTGTGATGTTTACAGCTTTGGCATGCTGTTATTTGAAATCATTGGCAGAAGGAAAAACCATAACATTAACCTTCCAGAAAGTCAGGTTTGGTTTCCAATGTGGGCTTGGGAAAAATTTGCTGCTGAAAAAGTGGAGGAGTTGATAACTTCTTGTGGGATAGACGACAAAGATAGGGAGATTGCAGAAAGAATTGTTAAAGTAGCTTTGTCATGTGTGCAGTATAGGCCAGAAGCAAGACCTATAATGAGTGTTGTAGTGAAAATGTTGGAAGGTTCTGTTGAAGTTCCAAACCCTCCAAACCCATTTCAGTACCTGATTGGTTGGGTTCCACCAACTCCTGATACTGACACAAATATCAGTTCTGACTCGTCGGCATTGGTAACCAAATCTGTCCCTGTACTTGCCACACATGCTATCACCACCGACGAGATTGAATTAGCGTCTGTATAA